In Mycobacterium sp. ITM-2016-00317, the genomic window CGCGAGATCAGCGAACCCCGGGTCAAGACGGCCATGCGCACAGTGTCGGGGCAGTGTCGCGCAAAGACAAGTCACGCGAAGTACGGCTGTGCTGGGCGGCCGACTGGCCGGGCGCGAGCCGCAGGCCGGCGGCGAGGTTGACCGCGATCAGATGTGTCAGCCGCAAAGTGCTGGCGCAGGATCGCGGCCTACGCGGTTAACGGCCTTGCAACGAGGGGTGACGGCCTGTGCGCCGCAGGGGGACCCGGGCGGTGCATCGGTGCGCTCGCCTTCTCGGAGAAGTTCGGTGGCGGAGTCCCACAGGTGGCTGTTCGAGTCGGTGCGTTGACAGATCGTAAGGCAAACGTGGGTGAACAGATGACAAATTGCCATCTCGCGCTGCGCCCGTCACGAGAACACACTTCAGGGGCGTGTGCACGGTCGAATGTCCGTCGCTCAGAAAACCTTTGGCGCACGTTCCAGTGCCTTCAACCCTTCAAGGAGTTAATGTGCCGCGATCGTCACCGAGCAAATGGGCAATACTCGCCATTGCCTACCTGGTGCTGCTGGCAGCGTACGTTCCGTTCCTCGGATGGACGCCCAAGCTCACCAGCGTCATGGAAGACCTGTCGTTGAATTACACGCAGGCAGGCGCCCTCTCCTCGGTGGCGGGACTTGCTGCCGGAATCGCCCTGCTCTCCGGTGGCGTGATCACGTCGAAGTGGGGGCCCAAGAACGTCCTCCTGTGGGGCCTGGCCGGTGGGGTGATCGGTCTACTGCTGTTCGCGTACGCGGACAGTTACACGGTCGCCATGATTGCTCGTGTCATCAGCGGCGCCGCAGCCGGATTCCTTTTCGTCGGAACGTACACCGTCGCGGTCAACTGGTTTCAGCAGTCCAAAGAGACCGGTAGGGCACTCGGCATCATGGCAACCGGTGATGGAACAGGGCTGTTGTTCGCGCTGTACATCTTCGCGTCGGTGCTGACCCTGTTGGGTTGGCGTATCGGACTTGTGGCCGGCGCAATCGGTCTCGTCGTGGTGTTTGTGGTCGTTCTCTTCGTCGTCCCAGGGGGCGTGCGGTCGGAAGCCGGCGTGCAGGCCGAAGAGGCTGTGTCGACCGGGACGTCCCCGCGTCCAGGGCTGTTTGCCTCGGTTATGCGCCGCGGCGTGATAATCGCGGCAATTTTCGCCATCGGAACCACGGGCCTGTTCACTCTCCTCGCGGCCTGGATGCCTGCCGTCCTGGTGGAGGGCGCCGGCTGGTCGGAGTCAACCGCGGGTCTGGTTGCATCCTCGTTCGCCGTAGTCGGTATCAGCACCGCGCTACTGGGAGGCTTCGTCTCCGACCGTATTGGTCGCAAACCGGTGTTGGTCGCGGGCGGGTTCGCAGGCAGCCTGGGAGTGGCAGGTACTGCCGTAGCTCTGGTCGCCGGGAACTACTCGATGGTCGCAGTCTGCATTCCGATCATCGGCCTGGGCATCTATCTGGCTTTCCCGGTGGCCGTGGCGCTCGCCGTCGAGTCCACCGAGCCGGAGTACGTCGGCGCCGCCAACGGGCTGGTGTTGGGTTCCGGATACATCGTGGGTGGCTTCATCTACCCGCTCGCGCTGGGCAGTATCAAGGACGCCACCGGCGACTACACCGTCGGGTTCTACTCGCTCACTGTCGCGACATTCATCCTTTGCGCAGTAGCACCCTTGTTCAGCACGAAGAAGGGACAGCCAGAGCAGCCGGCTGCGGGCGACCTGCGCAGCACGGATCGACACGATCTCGAGCCACAGCCGTAACACTCGTGCGCCGGACCGAACCGAAAGCGCGGAACCCACAGCGGTTTCCACTCTGAAAAGACAGGTGCATCATGCAGAAGTTCGAGCTCAACTGGACGCCCTTCGAGCCCGTCGCGCCGGAACGGGTGACGGGGGGACATCCCACTACGCGACTGGCCGAAGGCGTAGCCGGTGACACCCTGAAATCCGGGTTCTGGGAGGTGACACCGGGCCGATTCACCACGGCTCCCAAGGGTTTCGACGAGGTGATTCACATCGTCAGCGGCAAGGGGGTATTGCGGTCCGAGGATGGTAGTTCGGTCGACCTGTCGCCGGGAGTTTCGTTCCTGATGGAGGACGGCTTCGTCGGTGAATGGGAGATCGTTGAGCCGCTTCGGAAGTTCTATGCGAAGGTGCCGACCGCCGACGTCGACTAGAGGGACCGACCACCGACGTCGGCGACGGCGTGGTGAGATGACAACACGAAGACCTCCGGGTGAAGTGCGAGCTGATCAGGAACGCACACTGACTTCACTCGGAGGTCTTCGCTGTCCCACTCGTATGCTCACCTGTCCGAAACTGGTTGCGTAGCTGGTTGAACAACGCGCAGCACCGCTGTGGTGCCGACGAGTGGGGAGGGCCGACCGAGCCGGTGGCATCCCTGCCGGCGCCCTGACCATGGATGATGTCAGACTGCTACTTGCCGGCCCGGATCGCCTCGAACACGCTGGGGTCGACCAGCGTGGAGGTGTCGCCGAGCTCGCGGCCCTCGGCGACGTCGCGGAGCAGCCGGCGCATGATCTTGCCGCTGCGGGTCTTCGGCAGTTCGGGCACGACGTGGATCTCGCGCGGTTTGGCGATCGGGGAGATCTCGCGGGCCACCTCGGCGCGCAGCTCGTCGATCATGTCCTTCTCGCCGCCGTGGGCGCTGGACTTGAGGATCACGAACGCGCAGATGGCCTGGCCGGTGTGCTCGTCGGTGGCGCCGACCACGGCGGCCTCGGCCACCCCGGAATGGCCGACCAGGGCCGATTCGACCTCGGCGGTGGAGATCCGGTGCCCGGAGATGTTCATGACGTCGTCGATGCGGCCCAGCACCCAGATCTCGCCGTCGCTGCCGTACCGTGCGCCGTCGCCGGCGAAGTACCAGCCCTGCTTGGCGAACCGGGCCCAGTAGGTCTCCGTGAACCGCTCGGGGTCGTTCCAGATGCCGCGCAGCATCGCCGGCCACGGCTGGTCGAGGACCAGGTAGCCGGTGGTGTGCTCCCCGTGATCGGGCGACGGTTCGAGCTCGTTGCCGTCGTCGTCGACGATCTTGGCCGAGATGCCCGGCAGCGCGCGCATCGCCGAACCGGGCTTGCACACGGTGACCCCGGGCAGTGGGGAGATCATGATCGCGCCGGTCTCGGTCTGCCACCAGGTGTCCACGATCGGGATCTTGTCGGCGCCGAACACCTTGCGGTACCAGCGCCACGCCTCGGGGTTGATCGGCTCGCCCACGCTGCCGAGCAGCCGCAGGCTCGACAGGTCGTGCTCGGCGGCGATTTGGCGGCCCCACTTCATGAACGTGCGCACCAGCGTCGGCGCGGTGTAATAGATGGTGACGCCGTACTTTTCGATGGTCTGGTAGTGGCGGTGCTCGTCGGGCGAGGCCGGGGTGCCCTCGTAGACGACCTGGGTGGCGCCGTTGGCCAGCGGCCCGTACACGATGTAGGTGTGGCCGGTCACCCAGCCGATGTCGGCGGTGCACCAGTACACGTCGGTCTCGGGTTTGAGGTCGAAGACGTAGTAGTGGGTGTAGGCGGCCTGGGTCAGGTAGCCGCCCGAGGTGTGCATGATGCCCTTGGGCTTGCCGGTGGTGCCGGAGGTGTAGAGCAGGAACAGCGGATGCTCGGAGTCGAACGCCTCGGGGGTGTGCTCGGTGGAGGCCTGGGGGACGACCTCGTCCCACCACAGGTCGCGCCCCTCGGTCCACGGGGTGTCGATACCGGTGCGGCGCACCACGACCACGTGGTCGACCGGGCTGTCGTCACCCAGACCGTCGATGGCCTCGTCGACCCCGGTTTTGAGCGAGACCGCGGACCCGCGGCGGAACTGCCCGTCGGTGGTGATGACGAGCTTGGCCTGCGCGTCGTCGATGCGCGCCTTGAGCGCACTCGCGGAGAACCCGGCGAACACGACCGAGTGCATGGCGCCCAGCCGGGCACACGCCAGCATCGCCACGATGGCCTCGGGCACCATCGGCATGTAGATGGCCACCCGGTCGCCGGCCTTGAGGCCGAGCTCGGTGAACGCGTTGGCCGCCTGGCTCACCTCGTCCTTGAGCTGGGCGTAGGTGATGTCGCGGGCGTCCCCGACGGGTTCGCCCTCCCAGTGGATGGCCACCCGGTCGCCGTTGCCGGCCTCGACGTGCCGGTCCACGCAGTTGTAGGCCACGTTGAGCCGCCCGCCGACGAACCACTTCGCGAACGGCGCGCCCGACCAGTCCAGCACCTCGTCGAAGGGCGTGTCCCAGGACAGCCGGTTGGCCTGCTCGGCCCAGAAGGCCAGGCGGTCGGCGTCGGCCTCGTCATACAACGCCGCGGTGGCCTTGGCGTTGGCCGCGAAGTCAGCCGGCGGGGGATAGGCGTGCTGAATGCCTGCCGCTGCCACGGGGTTGTCGTTGGGCACCGATCTACCTCGCTCTGGACTGGTCGTGGAATGGGTGGCGTGCGTCACGTGGTGGCCGCCGGTGCGGCACGAGTATGCCGCACCGGGGGCCGGGTCACGCGGGCGGGACCAGGTACTTTACGTACTGTCGACGGCAGAGTTGCGCGTACTTGACACTTCGCATGTGTGCGTGTGAACGAAGATCTAGCACTGTGTGACCACACGGCAGTGTCGCCGCTAGGTCGGGTCGATCGGACACACCGCCCGGCCCCGGGGAGTCTGGCGCCGCCGAGGAATCGAGCTGGATGCGTTCGCCTCGGAGACCGCCCCGATGGGGGCGGAATCAGGGACAAGAGCTGCGTTGCGCCGACACAACAGAGTTTCCAGAGGAAGGTGATCACGGTGATGGATCCGCGGCACGCGATCTTGTTCGAACCCATTAAAATTGGCCCGAAGGTTCTGCCGAACCGCTTCTATCAGGTCCCGCATTGCACGAGTTTTGGCGTCGTCCGGCCGCGTGCGCAGGCCGCCTTCCGCGGAATGAAGGCCGAGGGCGGATGGGGCGCCGTATGCACCGAAGAATGCTCGATCCACCCAGAGGCCGATCAGATGCCGATGGTGCTGGCTCGTCTGTGGGACGACGATGATGCGGCCAACCTGTCGCTCATGAGCGATGCTGTGCGTGAGCAGGGCGCCCTCGCGGGCATCGAACTCTGGTACGGCGGCATCCACGGGCTGAGCATGGAGTCCAGGGCGGTGCAGCGGGCGCCGTCGCAGATCGCCAGCGACCTGGTGCCGATGTCGCCCTGCCGTGAGATGGACCTCGCCGACATCAAGGCGGTACAGGGGTTCTACGTGGACGCGGCGTTGCGCGCCCGCGATGCCGGCTTCGACATCATCTGCATCTACGGCGGCCACGAAGGCCTGCTGGAGCAGTTCCTGTCACCGCACTACAACAAGCGCACCGACGGGTACGGCGGTTCGCTGGCCAATCGCACCCGGATGTGGCGGGAAGTCGTCGAGAAGATCTCGGCCGCTGTGGGATCGGATTGCGCGGTGTCCGTGCGGTTGTCGGCCGATACCATGCGCGGTGAAGAGGGCGTGCTCCTCGAACGCGACGTCCTGCCGTTCGTCGGGATGTGTGACGGCGTGGTCGACCTGTGGGACGTGCACATCGGCGGCAGCGACTGGGGAGACGACGCAACGCCGTCACGATTCTTCAAGAGTGCGCGTGCGATGGACTGGGTGAAATCGGTCAAGCAAGCGACGCGCAAACCGGTTGTCGCCGTTGGTCGTTTCACCGATCCCAACGAGATGGCCCGGGTCATCAACGAAGGCGTGCTCGACATCATCGGGGCCGCCCGGCCGTCGATCGCCGATCCGTTCCTGCCCGCGAAGATCAGGGAAGGCCGGCTCGAAGACATCCGCGAGTGCATCGGCTGCAACATCTGTGTCTCGCGGTTCGAGCACGGTGGCCCGCCGATCGTGTGCACCCAGAACGCGACGTCCGGGGAGGAGTACCGCCGCGGGTGGCATCCGGAGCGATTCTCCAAGGCCGCCAACGCCGACAACGACGTGCTGATCGTCGGGGCCGGCCCCGCGGGCATGGAATGTGCGCGCGTGCTCGGTGAGCGTGGCATGCGCAACGTGCATCTGGTCGAGGCCGATGCCGAACTCGGTGGGTACCTGAAGTGGATGGCCGACCTGCCGGGGCTGCGCGAATGGAGCCGGGTCATCGACTACCGGCTGACCCAGTTCGACAAACTCGACAACGTCACGGTGATCCCGAACACCAGGATGACCGCACAGGATGTCGTCGACTACGGCGCCGGCCTGGTCGTCATCGCCTCCGGGGCCCATTGGTCTGACTGCGGGCTCGGACCCGTTACGCGCAACGGGATCCCGGGCGCGGACGCCGGGCTGCCCTACGTTCTCACCCCCGAACAGATCATGGTGGAGAACAAGCCGGTGCCCGGTGAGCGCGTCGTGATCATCGAAGCCGAGGGCTACCACGTCGGTGCGGCGCTGGCGGACCGGCTCTCGGCCGAGGGTAAGTCGGTGACGGTGCTGACGCACTTCGGGGAGGTCGCGCCCTATACCGACTACACGCTGGAAGCGACCCATTTCCGCAAGAAGCTGCACGCCCAGGGAGTCACCGTGGCGGCGTCCATGATCCCCACCAGGGTCACCCCAGAGGGCGTGTGGGCGCACTACGCCTACGCCGACGCCGACGATGCGAAGCTCATCGAGGCGGACGCGGTCGTCCTGGTGACGCAACGGGTGTCGGACACGACTCTGTATCGCGGTGTCGTCGACGGCTTCGGGTCGGACAAGCTTGCTGCAGAAGGCATCACCGGCGTGTACCGGATCGGGGACTGCGTGGCACCGCGGATCGTCGCGGAGTCGGTCTTCGATGGGCACCGGTTGGCACGCGAAATCGATTCCGCGGACCCGTCGATGCCGCTGCCCTACTTGCGGGAACGTCCCATCGCCAGGGAACTGCCGATCCTGAGCCTGCAGCGAGGTTGACGAAACGCCTCGGTCGACGCCACAAAAGCTGACACGCAGGGGCTGTCCGGATCTGGTTACACGGGGTGAGATTGGTTGCGCAACAAGCACAGCGGAGCCAGCCACGATGCGCCCGCAATCAACATCGAGAGGTAATGCCACATGGATCCGAACGCCTTGGGTGAGCAGCAGTACGACGAGACGCGTGAGGTCGACGCAGTCGTCATCGGCGCAGGCATGGGCGGGCTGTATGCCGTCCGCCGGCTTGCCGCCGACGGGTTGAGTGTTGTCGGTTTCGACAGCGCCACCGACGTCGGGGGCGTTTGGTTGCACAACGGCTATCCGGGGGCACGGGTCGACATCGAGGCGTACTACTACTGCTTCTTCGACCCGGAGATCTACGGGCAGTGGCAGTGGTCGCAGCGGTTCCCGCCGCAGTCGGAGCTGTTGGCTTATCTGCGGCACTATGCAGAGCACTACGGATTGCGGCGGTACTTCCACTTCTCCACCCGGGTCGACGAGCTGCACTGGCAGCCCGAGGTCAAGCGCTGGCGGGTGCGCACAGATACCGGTGCCACCGTGTACGCGCGGCACGTGGTGCTGGCCACGGGTCAGCTGTCGAAGGGGCGTCAGTTGCCCTTCGACGGTGTCGAGGACTTCGCCGGTCAGTGGCTGGAGACGTCGCAGTGGCCCACCGAGCCGGTGGACCTGGCGGGCAAACGGGTCGCCGTGATCGGGACGGGATCTTCGGGTGCGCAGGTGATCTCGACGATCGCCGAACAGGTCGAGACCCTGCACGTGTTCCAGCGCACCCCGAACTATGTGGTGCCGTCCCAGAACGCTCCGATGGATCAGGACCGTTACCGGCAGTACAGCCAGAATCTCGGCGAGCTGTGGGATCAGGTGATGCGAACGGGGGTGGCCTACCTGGCGCCTACGAGCGATGTCCCGGCCTCGTCGATGGATGCCGAACAGCAGCGTCAGCGGCTGGAAGACCAGTGGAAGTTCGGTGGCCTGGCGATGACCTTCACGTTTCCCGACCAGAGGACCGATTGGAAGACCGCAGAGTTGGTGTCCGACTTCGTCCGCGCAAAGATCCGCGACGCCGTCAAGGATCCTGCGTTGGCTGATGTCCTTGAACCGCGCGACTACCCGATCGGCACGCGGCGGCTGGTGGTGTGCAACGGCTATTACGAAGCGTTCAACCGGGACAACGTCAACCTCGTCAACCTGCGGAAAGAGTCGATCACGCGGATCACGCCGCAGGGCATACAGACCGATAATGGGTTCTACGAAGTCGATGTGATCATCTCGGCGCTCGGATTCGATGCCTTCAGCGGTGCGATGGACGCGATCGACATCCGTAATGCCGACGGTCGGGGACCGACCGAGGACTGGGCTCGGGGTCCGCAGGCACACCTCGGTCTGATGGTGCACGGATTCCCGAACATGTACGTGCTCACCGGCCCGGGCTCTCCGTCGGTGTTGGTGAACTTCAACGTGCACAATGTGTTTCACGTCGACTACGTGGCGGATCTGATCTCTTATATGAGCAGCCACGGCTACGATGCGGTGCAACCGACCGCCGAGGCACAGCAACGCTGGCATATCGAGACCCAGCGTGTCGCGGACGGACTGCTGCGCAAAGAGGTGAAGAACTACATGGTTCACGTCAACGACGACGGGTCCCGTGTCTTCATTCCCTATGCGGGCGGGTGGTCGACGTACGTCGATACGGTCACTCGCATCGCCGGCGAGGGCTACCCGGGCTTCGCGTTCTCGGAGCTCGGAACGTCGACGTATCGTGCCGTAGAACATGAGGACACCGTCGTCCCCCTCTGAGCGGCAACTGTCGATCCACAATGCCCGCCGGCGTCCGGACGCCGGCGGGCATTCCGCTGTCCAGGGGGATTGATCAGCCCGTGTCGACGACATGTCGATGTGGACACTGTGTCGACCCCCGAGTCGGCATTGCCGACGTTTCGCCCTTCGACGCCGCGACGCGGGTCGACCAGACTGGGGCTATGAGTTCGCCACTGATAGATGCCACTCTGGCCTCCTCCCGCACCCCGAACGCTGCGGATCTCATGGCCGCGGATTCGCGGCACGTCATCCACGGCTTCAGTCCGTTCGGTGACCGGACGCCCGGCCCCGTTTTCGCGTCCGGACGCGGGATCACGCTGACCGATGTGGACGGTCAGGACTGGATCGACGCCTGCGCCGGCCAGGCCAACGTCAGCCTGGGATACGGCCGCACCGACCTGGCCGACGTGGTCGCCGACGCGCTGCGCGAGTTGACCTTCGGCACGCACTTCTACCAGCGGCGCAGCCATGTCGGCGCCGCTCGGCTGGCCGAACGGCTGGCCGAGGTGACCCCGGCCGGACTCGATCAGTTCGTGTTCATGCTCGGTGGCTCCGACGCGGTGGACACCGCGATCAAGATCGCGCGGTTCGCGAACATCGCCGCGGGCCTGCCCGAGAAGATCCACATCATCGGCCGGTGGAACAGCTACCACGGCGTCACCTATGGCGGGGCCAGCCTCACCGGCGATCCGGCCATGTGGCGCAATATCGGGCCCCGGCTGGAAGGTTTCTCCCACATCGATCAGCCGGAGGCCGACTCCGTGGGCGCCGCGCGCCTGCTGGAGGACGAGATCCTGCGCATCGGTGCGGACAAGGTCGCTGCTTTCATGGCCGAGCCGATCTCGACTCCGAACGGGATCGTCGTGCCGCCGGATGACTACTGGCCTCAGATCCGCGAGATCTGTGATCGCTACGACATTCTGCTGATCAGTGACGAGGTGCTGACCGGATTCGGTCGCACCGGAAGAATGTTCGCGGTGGAGAACTGGGATCTGCGCCCCGACATCCTGACCATGTCCAAGGCGATCACCGCCGGATTCTTCCCGCTGGCGGTCGTGGCGATCAGTGCAGAACTGCGGGACCGCTTGTCGGCCAGCGACGACGCCTTCGTCCACGGCGTGACCGCCGGTGGCCACCCCGCCGCCTGCGCCGCCGCGCTGGCCACCCTGGACATCTACGAACGCGAGAATGTCCTGGCTCACTGCATCACGGCCGGGCAGTACCTCTCGACGCGGCTGCATGCCCTCGCTGATGCTTACCCTGTACTCGACAAGAGCAGCGTCCGGGGTATCGGGATGATGCACGCAGTCGACCTCGACGCCGACACCGTCGATCCGGGCTATGGCGCGGCCCTGCACGCCGAGTTCATCAGGCAGCGGGTCTTCGTGCGGACCTACCGCAACAACCAGACCATCGGGTTGCTGCCGTCGTTGACGCTGAGCACCGAGGATGTCGACGCCATCACCGGGCGCATGGCGGCCGCGCTGGACGTCACCCGACCGTAGACCGGTAGGGCCGACCGACCTCCCCGACTGAGCACGTTTCATACGGCAAACGGAAAGAAAGAACATGACGGAAACCACCAAAAGCTCACTCATCGAACGCGTTCCGAGCCTGGAGCGCCTGACGCGGCCATTCATCGACGGCGACTACGTCGACGCCCGCTCGTCCGGCACGTTCGAGAACATCAGCCCCGTCAACGGCGACCGGCTGCCCGATGTGGCCTCGGGTGATGCCGCTGATATCGATGCTGCGGTGGCTTCGGCCCGCAAGAGCTTCGAACTGGGCGACTGGCGGCGGCGCACGCCGCGCGAGCGCAAGCTCGTGCTGCAACGGTTCGGCCGTATCCTCCGCGACAACACCGAGGAACTCGCCGCGCTGCTGGCTGTCGAGATGGGCAAGCCGATCAAGGACGGCCGGTGGGAGACCGACTTCAGCGCCACCGTCCTGGAGTGGTTCGGTGAGGCTGTCGACCATCTGTACGACGAGGTCGCGCCCATCGGTGAGGTCGGTCACGCCACGATCACCAGGGTCCCCGTGGGTGTCGCCGGCGCCATCATTCCGTGGAACTACCCATTGCTGATGGCTGCGGTGAAGATCGCACCGGCGCTGGCTTCGGGCAACTCCGTGGTCCTCAAGCCCGCCGAGCAGACGCCGGCGATCGCGTTGCGGGTGGCAGAACTGGCGCTGGAGGCGGGCGTGCCCGCGGGTGTGCTCAATGTCGTTCCCGGACTGGGCCACACGGCAGGAAAGGCCCTCGCCGAACATCTGGATGTCGACGCGATCGGCTTCACCGGATCGACCAGCGTGGGCCGCTTGGTCATGAAGGCGGCCGCCGAGTCCAATCTGAAGAAGGTCTCGCTTGAGCTCGGCGGCAAGTCGCCGGCGCTGGTCCTCGCCGACGCCGCCGACATGCTCGACCTGGTTGCCGCGAAAACCGCGGAGTCCATTTTCGGGAACGCCGGGCAGATGTGTGACTCCAGTTCGCGGCTGATCATCCACGAATCTCTCGTCGACGAGGTTGTCGATCGTTTGGGTGCGGTGGCAGCCGACTGGCAGCCCGGCGACCCCTTCGACGATGCCACCACCATGGGTGCCATCATCGAGGCCCGGCAGCTGGAGCGGATCATGGGCTTCATCGCCGGCGCTGAGCCCGGTGGCGCGTCAATCGCCCACGGTGGCAAGCAAGTTCGCCAGGAGACCGGCGGGTTCTATGTGGAGCCGACGGTCATCCGGGGAGTCACCAACGACATGGCGATTGCACGGGACGAGATCTTCGGGCCGGTGCTCTCGGTCATCACCTTCTCCGATGACGAAGAGGGTCTGCGGATCGCCAACGACACTTCTTACGGGCTGGCCGCGAAGATGTGGACCGGCGACTTGAAGAAGGCCCACCGGATCTCCCGGGAGCTGCGCGCGGGCGCGGTGTTGGTCAACGGTGATGAACTCTTCGACGTCACGTTGCCGCACGGGGGCTTCAAGATGTCCGGTATCGGCCGCGACTACTCGCATCACGCCTTCGACAACTGGACCCAGCTGAAGTCGACCTACATCAACCTGTTGTGAGAATCTGAATCGTCTGCCGCCGTGGGTATCTGCCCGCGGCGGCAGACGTCGTTCCGGGGTCCGGTGTCAGATCTGACCGGTGGGGATGTGGCTGAGCACCCGCAGCGCGAGGTGCAATCCCAGTCGGACGTCCGAGTCGTCCAGATCGACGCCGAGCAGCGACTGGATCCGCTCCACGCGGTTGTAGAGCGACTGCCGCTCCAGGTGCAGCGCCCGCGCGGTCTCGGCCTTCTGGCCGTGCTGCTCCAGCAGCACCTGCAGGGTCTTGACCAGTTGAGTGCGTCGCTGCGCGTCGTAGGCGACCAGACGTTCCAGTCGCAGCCGGGCGAAACGTTCCAGGTCGGGGTTGTCGCGCAGACTCCAGATCAGACGATCCAGATCGAGGTCGGTGGCGTCGTGCCACGCGCGCGGCGGGCTGTGCAACGCGCCGTCCAGCGCCTCCACCGCCACGGCCAGCCCCTCGATTGCGGCCTGCCAGGTGTGCACCGCGGGACCGACCGACAGTACCGCCGAATGCGGCTCGCCGAGGTGGCGCTTGGCGGCGTCCTGGATGACCTGGGCGACTCTGTCGGCGATGCGGCCGCGGTTGCCGACATCTTCGACACCGATCATCATCAGCGTCGGGTTGGCCGTGGAGGCTTCATCGATCAGTGCGGGTATGCCGATGCCCTCCAGCTCGGCTTTGACGTCGCGCCAGACCTGGCGCCACTGATGGTCCTCGGACGCGATGGTTGCGGCCCGATGATGGCGCGCGGGCCGGACTGCGAGGGAGATGAGCACCGGGGACGTGAAGCCGAGGGCGACCGCAC contains:
- a CDS encoding aldehyde dehydrogenase family protein, giving the protein MTETTKSSLIERVPSLERLTRPFIDGDYVDARSSGTFENISPVNGDRLPDVASGDAADIDAAVASARKSFELGDWRRRTPRERKLVLQRFGRILRDNTEELAALLAVEMGKPIKDGRWETDFSATVLEWFGEAVDHLYDEVAPIGEVGHATITRVPVGVAGAIIPWNYPLLMAAVKIAPALASGNSVVLKPAEQTPAIALRVAELALEAGVPAGVLNVVPGLGHTAGKALAEHLDVDAIGFTGSTSVGRLVMKAAAESNLKKVSLELGGKSPALVLADAADMLDLVAAKTAESIFGNAGQMCDSSSRLIIHESLVDEVVDRLGAVAADWQPGDPFDDATTMGAIIEARQLERIMGFIAGAEPGGASIAHGGKQVRQETGGFYVEPTVIRGVTNDMAIARDEIFGPVLSVITFSDDEEGLRIANDTSYGLAAKMWTGDLKKAHRISRELRAGAVLVNGDELFDVTLPHGGFKMSGIGRDYSHHAFDNWTQLKSTYINLL